The Streptomyces sp. NBC_01381 genomic interval CTGGAGCACGGTGCCCTCGTCCGAGCGCGCGGTGATCACGATGACGGGTACGGCGGACACCTTGCGCAGCCTGCGCAGCAGCTGCAGCCCGTCCAGGTCCGGAAGACCGAGGTCGAGCAGCACGAAGTCCATGCCCTGCTTCAGCCGCAGCGCGTCGTCGGCCCGCCCGGCCCGCACCGTGCGGTGCCCCCGCGCCGCAAGCGCCTGGCCCAGGACCTCGGCAAGACGGTCGTCGTCCTCGACGAGCAGCACCTGCATCCGTCACTCCTCGATTCGGCGTACCCCGCCCCCTTGATCCCGGACAGGGTACGCCGCCCCTGATCAGGCCTTACGGCCCGTGACCCGGCTCATCGCCCGGCCGGCTCGGCCACCGGCTTGGTTTCCCCCGCCGCGGCTTCGCGCTCCGACCGCTTGAGCGCGATGTCCCGCGTCTCGCGCATCGCCAGGTACACCACGAAGGACACCGCGGCGCAGCCCGACACGTACCAGTAGAAGCCCGATTCAACGCCGGCGTTCTTGAACCACAGCGCCACGTACTCGGCGGTGCCGCCGAACAGCGCCTGCGCCAGCGCATAGGGCAGCGCCACGCCGAGGGCCCGGACATGGGTGGGGAACAGCTCCGCCTTCACGGCCGCGTTGATCGACGTATAGCCGGTGACGATCACCAGGGCGATCAGCATCAGACCGAAGGCCTGCCAGAAGCCGTCCACGCCGCCGAGCGCGGAGAGCAGCGGCACGCTCCCGAACATCGATCCGGCCCCGAACGCGATCAGCAGCGGACGCCGCCCGATCCGGTCCGACAGCATGCCGCCCAGCGGCTGCAGACACATGAACACCGTCAGCGCGCAGAAGCTCACCAGCGTGGCGTCCTGCTTGGCGAGGCCCGCGGTGTTCGACAGGTATTTGGTCAGATACGTGGTGTACGTGTAGTACGACACCGAACCGCCCAGCGTCAGGGCGAGGACCAGCACCAACTCCCGCTTGTAGGGCGCAAGTGCGCGCAACGTGCCGCGGCCGGCGCGAGGATCCGTGGCCACGTCCTCCTCTTCCTCGTAGGCCTCGGTCTCCAGGAGATTGCGCCGCAGGTAGAAGACGACCGCGGCGCCGAGTGCGCCGACGAAGAACGGGATCCGCCACCCCCACGAGGTGAGCGTGTCCGGGTCCATGGTCCGCTGCAGCACCATCTGCAGGGCCAGGCCGCACAGTTGGCCCAG includes:
- a CDS encoding MFS transporter, giving the protein MVGGSIGNLVEWYDWFVYSSFAVYFASSFFPEGNSTAQLLNTMGIFAVGFLMRPVGGWLLGRLGDRKGRKAALTATVSLMSASALLIAIAPTYDQAGYLGVVVLLVARLLQGLSVGGEYAASATYLTEASAPGRRGFASSFQYVSMTLGQLCGLALQMVLQRTMDPDTLTSWGWRIPFFVGALGAAVVFYLRRNLLETEAYEEEEDVATDPRAGRGTLRALAPYKRELVLVLALTLGGSVSYYTYTTYLTKYLSNTAGLAKQDATLVSFCALTVFMCLQPLGGMLSDRIGRRPLLIAFGAGSMFGSVPLLSALGGVDGFWQAFGLMLIALVIVTGYTSINAAVKAELFPTHVRALGVALPYALAQALFGGTAEYVALWFKNAGVESGFYWYVSGCAAVSFVVYLAMRETRDIALKRSEREAAAGETKPVAEPAGR